In the genome of Misgurnus anguillicaudatus chromosome 11, ASM2758022v2, whole genome shotgun sequence, one region contains:
- the cnrip1b gene encoding CB1 cannabinoid receptor-interacting protein 1b produces the protein MSNIPQQIKISVSLKTTPNNGAVYFKADGTRFGQSRTIKLLTGTKYKIDVIVKPGAVEATSMSVGGVTFSLEQQSKDPQSVVYTGMYDTEGVTHTKSGERQPVQVNIQFAQAGLFETVWQVKFYNYNKREHCQWGNSFNSIEYECKPNDTHTLMWINKELFL, from the exons ATGAGCAACATACCGCAACAAATTAAAATAAGCGTTTCCTTAAAAACGACTCCGAATAATGGAGCCGTTTACTTTAAAGCGGACGGCACGAGATTCGGTCAGAGCAGAACCATCAAATTATTAACCGGGACCAAATACAAGATTGACGTGATTGTTAAACCGGGAGCCGTCGAGGCGAC ATCTATGAGTGTTGGTGGGGTGACGTTTTCTCTGGAGCAGCAGTCCAAAGACCCCCAGTCTGTGGTATATACTGGAATGTATGACACTGAGGGAGTAACACACACCAAAAGTGGGGAAAGACAGCCTGTCCAGGTCAATATACAG TTCGCTCAGGCCGGCCTTTTTGAGACTGTCTGGCAGGTCAAGTTCTACAACTACAACAAAAGAGAGCACTGCCAGTGGGGGAACAGCTTCAACAGTATTGAGTATGAGTGTAAACCAAATGACACGCACACCCTGATGTGGATAAATAAAGAACTTTTCCTGTAG